ACCACGAAAAGAGGCAACGCCGGCGGCGGTAGGGTAACCTATGATCCTGATTTCAGCATCGGAGTATTGCCCAGAAAACTCGAACTGCTGAATGCAAAAGAGTTTTTAGCGGTAGAAGACCTGGCTTATGCCAACGCTCAGAAATATGATCCTGTAGGCTGGGCCACCGGTACCAAATACACCGATCCCAAAACGAAACGCACCAACCCCAAATTGTTCGATTCACAGGGAAACCCGTTGTACGACACAGACTGGCAGGATGAGAGCTTCCAGAAAGCGTTTACGCAAAACCATCAGCTGGGCTTTACCGATGGGGATGAAAAGAGAAGCGTCGGCGCGTTTTTGAACTATCGCAGCCAGGAAGGGCTGGCACGCGGCTCCTGGCAGGACAGGTACGCCGGCCGCCTGGTGTTCGACAGTAAAATAAAAGACTGGCTGAAAGTCGGCGGCACGCTGAGTTACACCGATCAGCGGGAGAAACAGGTAGACCAGCTGGACGGCGGCGGCATCACCATGATGCGCCAGGTACTGGAAGCGCTGCCTATTATCCCGGTGAAATATGCAGACGGCACCTGGGCCAGCAACAGGGACTATCCGGGCATGGAAGGCGGTGACAACCCGCTGCGTGTGGCCGCTGACAGGATATCCATTCTGCATACACAAACCTTCCTGGGTAATATGTACGCCAATATTCAGCTGGCGCCCGGACTGGAACTGAAATCAACCCTCGGCACCAACATCATCAACCAGCGGGAAGACTATTTTGCAGCGAAAGGCATGCAGTATATCTCTGATAACGGTAATGCATCTGTTAACAATAACCGCTACAACTCCTGGCAGTTTGAAAACTATCTGACCTATAGCCGCGAATTTGCCAAAGTACATTCCCTGAATGCCATGGCTGGCGTGTCCTGGCAACATATCGACCGTTTCGAGAACCAGGCCAATACAGAAGGGTTCAACGATTCTTATTACAAATACAATAATCTCGGTGCAGGCTCCAGTCCGCAACCACCTTCTTCCGTGGCAACGGCAAACGGGCTGAATTCCTATTTCGGTCGCGTCAACTATGGCTATCGTAACAGGTATTTAGTCACTTTCACCGGCCGTATGGACGGTTCTTCCAAATTCGGCAGGGACAACCAGTTTGCTTTCTTCCCCTCCGCAGCACTGGCCTGGAGAGTAACAGAAGAGAACTTCATGAAGAGCGTTCCGGTTATTTCGAACCTGAAGCTGCGTGCCAGCTACGGCGCCACCGGCAACTCTGAAATTCCGGCCTACAGGGCATTGGCGGGATTAGGCAACTATACCGTGATTTTTGGCGGCGCCCGTAATTCCGGTGTGGGTATTGACCGTATCGCCAATCCGGGTTTGCAATGGGAGAAAACCAAGCAGATTGACTTTGGTATGGAACTGGGATTGTTTGCCAACAGGCTGAACCTGGAACTGGACCTGTATCGCAGAAGGGTAGACGGTATGCTGCTGGATGCGCCTTTACCGTATACTACCGGTCGTGATAAGATTTTCTCCAACGTGGGAAGCATGGAAAACAAAGGCGTGGAGTTTGCCATTAATTCCACCAATATCAAAACAGATAATTTCTCCTGGAGCACCACCTTCAATATTTCCGTCAATAAAAACAAAGTGCTGGCGCTGGCCAATGGTGACATCTATTCCGGCAACGGTATTATTCGTGTAGGCGAGCCCGTGGGATCTTTCTTCGGAAGACTGAGCCTGGGAACATGGGGCACCAAAGAGGCCGACGAGGCAAAGAAGTACAACATGCTGCCGGGTGACATCAAATACAAAGACATCAACAACGACGGCATCATCAATGACCTCGACAGGGTGATCATCGGTAAAGGTATTCCTGACGGATATGGCACATTCCTGAACACCTTCCAGTACAAGGCCTGGTCGCTGACCATTGACCTGCAGTTTATGTACGGCAACGATGTCCTCGACAGAAGCATCCACTCTGCGGAAGACCGGCAGGGCATTGCCAACAGCTACAAAACCGTTCTGAACGCATGGACGGAAACCAACCAGAATACGCCCATCGCACAGATACGCCCCATCAACGCGTACTACACCACCAATAACGACAGCCATAAGGTAACAGACGGCTCGTTTATCCGTGGCCGTAACCTGCTGCTGGCATATGCATTCCCGTCAAAAACCGTGTCAGCGCTGAAACTCAGCCGCC
This sequence is a window from Chitinophaga varians. Protein-coding genes within it:
- a CDS encoding SusC/RagA family TonB-linked outer membrane protein; the protein is MKQFSTLNLKLMALRQKIIYAALVMLTAMVTQAHAATSVLLLDVRGKVLEENGVGVPGVSIKVKGAEKATTTDGDGNFVLKGLSNDAVLIVSYIGYVTQEMPVTADMVIRLVPQVKKIDEVVVVGYGTTKKSDLTGAVGTVKAETLQERPASSLNQSLSGRVSGVNVSSNSGRPGGRTNIRIRGSSSLSVSNNPLYVIDGVILNPVDLRNGSTPIDYINPNDIASIEVLKDASSTAIYGARGANGVILVTTKRGNAGGGRVTYDPDFSIGVLPRKLELLNAKEFLAVEDLAYANAQKYDPVGWATGTKYTDPKTKRTNPKLFDSQGNPLYDTDWQDESFQKAFTQNHQLGFTDGDEKRSVGAFLNYRSQEGLARGSWQDRYAGRLVFDSKIKDWLKVGGTLSYTDQREKQVDQLDGGGITMMRQVLEALPIIPVKYADGTWASNRDYPGMEGGDNPLRVAADRISILHTQTFLGNMYANIQLAPGLELKSTLGTNIINQREDYFAAKGMQYISDNGNASVNNNRYNSWQFENYLTYSREFAKVHSLNAMAGVSWQHIDRFENQANTEGFNDSYYKYNNLGAGSSPQPPSSVATANGLNSYFGRVNYGYRNRYLVTFTGRMDGSSKFGRDNQFAFFPSAALAWRVTEENFMKSVPVISNLKLRASYGATGNSEIPAYRALAGLGNYTVIFGGARNSGVGIDRIANPGLQWEKTKQIDFGMELGLFANRLNLELDLYRRRVDGMLLDAPLPYTTGRDKIFSNVGSMENKGVEFAINSTNIKTDNFSWSTTFNISVNKNKVLALANGDIYSGNGIIRVGEPVGSFFGRLSLGTWGTKEADEAKKYNMLPGDIKYKDINNDGIINDLDRVIIGKGIPDGYGTFLNTFQYKAWSLTIDLQFMYGNDVLDRSIHSAEDRQGIANSYKTVLNAWTETNQNTPIAQIRPINAYYTTNNDSHKVTDGSFIRGRNLLLAYAFPSKTVSALKLSRLRVYASVQNFFLVTKFKGYDPEVSNSSSPFDQGLTLYDYPKPRVFMLGLNVGL